The genomic stretch GCCAGCGACACCTGCCCCGATGACCACAATCCGCAGAGGAGAGCCAGTATGTTCTTGCATTCGCGGTTTCGATCCACTTCTAATATCAACGGGTATTAGAAGATTTAGGATATCAGAGCATCGCGGATCGCTTCCGTATCAATGAAGCTGGTTTAGACCGATCGATCGCAGCACAATGACTTCGCCCCTCTTCAGGAATGCTGGATTTTGTTGAATGATTCAGGCTGGGTAAATCATTCCCTTCCGGGTTAACCAAAACGTTTAGGTTAGCTCTCATCCTGGAACAGGCTTTAACTCAGGATAGGCTAATCTGCTGGAAAAGTGAAAGCCTAAGCTAAATCTGCCAGCGTTGCCTTCACCCCCCGATCGCGCAACTGGTTGAAATGGGCTGTGACCGCTTCCACAAACTGCTGGGACTGAGGCAGCTCCTCGCCAAAAATTTCGGTCAGGTTCAGGATCGATCGAGGGGCGTCTGAATTCTGCGCTCGTTCAGTTAGAACTGCTGCCATTGGATCATCAATTTCAATTGTGCGTCCCTGATCATCTGTGCCTTGAAGATAGCGACACCACGCGGCAACCACTAAGCCCAGATAGTTGACAGAGGCAGACTGTTGAAGGCGATCACGGACGGAACCGAGGACAAATTTTGGCATTTTTGCCGCTCCATTCAGGCAGAGGCGAGGCAACTGATCCGGCATTCTGGGATTGGAGAATCGCTCGATCAGGGTGCGCTTGTAGACGGTTAATTCCATTCCTGGAACGGGCTTCAGGGTTGAAGTCACTTCCTCCATAAAGTGTTCGACTGCCCGCAGAAATGGCGGATCTGCCATCACTTCATGCACATAGCGATAGCCTGCCAGTTCGCCCAGATAGCCAATTAGCAAGTGGCTTCCGTTTAGCAGCCGAATCTTGATTTTTTCGTAGGAATGTACATCGTTGGTGAACTGCGCTCCTACCGTTTCCCAGGCAGGTCTGCCCGCGCAAAACTGATCCTCAATCACCCACTGGATAAAAGGTTCCGTCACGACCGGAAAACCGTCCTGAATGCCAAACTGCTCAGCGACCATTGCGCGATCGGCATCCGTGGTGGCAGGCGTAATCCGATCGACCATGCTATTCGGGAAGGTGACATTTTCGCGAATCCAGGCAGCGAGTTCTGGGTTAGCCAGTTCCGCATAAGCCGTAACCATTTTGCGGGTGACATTGCCGTTGCCCTGAATGTTATCGCAGGACAAAATCGTGAAAGGGGGCAATCCAGATTGACGACGGCGATCGAGGGCAGCAATCAGAAATCCATACGCCCCGATCGGCTGATCCGGATGCTGCAAATCATACTGAATCGTGGGATGGTTCACATCCAGTTCGCCCGTGCCTTCGATGTAGTAATAGCCCGCCTCCGTAATGGTGAGTGTCACGATTTTGCAGTCCGGACTTGCCAGCGCATCGACCACTGCCTGACGGTTATCTGGTGCATAGAGGTAGTTCCGAATAGAGCCAATAATTCTGGCGCGATCGCCTGCCGCCGAGCGTTCTACCAGCGTATAGAGACAATCCTGAGATTGCAACGCATCCCGCATTCGCTGATCCCATTCCAGCAGCCCCACGCCCACAATGCCCCAGCGTTTATCGTCGCTCTGATGGAAATAGTCGTCCAGGTACACCGCCTGATGCGCTCGATGGAATCCACCCACGCCAATATGCACAATCCCAGGGGTGACGGTATGGCGATCGTATTGAGGAAGGCGAATTTCGGGAGAAAGCTGGGATAGATTCGCTTCAGTTAGCTTGATGGGAGCGTGGGTTTTGAGATTCATGATTTTTGAATAGAGAATTAAATGAATTCAAAAGAAATCTAAACGCCCTGCGGAATTGCCATTTGCTGTCGCGGAGGAAGGGCTGTACCCTGCAAGTTAAACAGATGACAGGACTCTGGATCAACTTGAACAGAAACGCGATCGTGTAAACGGCTGCGATTATTTCCGTCTGCTTTAACCATCAAACTTTCGCCGCCTTCAAGCTGCAAATAAAGATAGGTTTCGCCACCCAAATGTTCTGCAACGAGAACTTCTCCCTGAACGGTACGGTGATTTCCAAGTTGATGATCCTGCATACCCAGACGCAAATGCTCCGGACGGACGCCCAGTGTCACTGCATCCCCAATGCTGATTTGTTCTGGCTGAACTGGAATCGTTAGAACCGTTCTGTTTTTGAGCGTTACCGTTACACCTTCATACTCGCTGGCTCCGGTCACTGTAGCAGACAGGAAATTCATCTTGGGCGAACCAATAAATCCGGCAACAAATAGATTGCGAGGATAATGGTAGAGTTCCAGCGGTGATCCAACCTGTTCAATGATGCCGCCTTGAAGCACAACGATTTTATCCGCCAGGGTCATGGCTTCTACCTGATCGTGCGTCACGTAAATCATGGTCGATTGCAAACTGTCATGAAGTCGGGCTAGCTCTATTCGCATCTGTACCCGCAATGCCGCATCCAGGTTCGATAATGGCTCATCAAACAAAAAGACCTTGGGATTGCGTACCAGTGCCCGCCCGATCGCCACACGCTGCCGCTGTCCGCCGGAAAGTTCTCTGGGTTTGCGATCGAGTAATGGTTCAAGCTGGAGGATTCTGCCGACTTCCCGTGCCCTTTGCAATCGCTGCGCCTTGGAAATTCCGGCTAACCGCAGGCTAAACGCCATATTTTCCGCGACGGTCATGTGGGGGTAAAGGGCGTAGGTTTGAAATACCATTGCCAGTCCGCGATCGGATGCGGGAATATCGTTTGCGCGTTTGCCGTCAATGAGCAGATCGCCGGAAGTAATGTCTTCTAATCCAGCAATCAGCCTGAGCAGCGTAGATTTACCGCAACCTGAGGGTCCAACAAAAACCACGAATTCGCGATCGTGAATGTCTAAGTCAATGCCTTTGATGATTTCTGCATTGTCATAGCGTTTGCGAATGTTTCTGAGGGTGACGGATGCCATAGGTTTTTATTAAAGGGAGTGGGGAGTGGGGAGTAGATGGGTGGATGAGTGGATGGGTTGGTGTTTATTTGACTGCGCCGAAGGTGAGTCCTCGGACGAGTTGCCGTTGGCTCATCCAGCCGAAGATGAGAATGGGGGCGATCGCCAGGGAGGAGGCGGCAGAGAGTTTTGCCCAGAATAAGCCCTGGGGACTGGAGAAGGAGGCGATAAAGGCGGTGAGGGGAGTGGCGTTGGTGGTGGTTAAGTTGATGCTCCAGAAGGCTTCGTTCCAGGCAAGGATGATGCAGAGGAGGGCGGTGGAGGCAATGCCGGGAAGAGCAAGCGGTAATAGGACGTGGAATAGTTCCTGACGGGTTTTGGCACCGTCCATGCGGCCGGCTTCGAGGATCTCTTTGGGAACGTCTTTGAAGAAGGTATAGATCATCCAGACGGCGATCGGTAAATTAATCAGCGTGTAGATCAAAATTAGACCGATGCGCGTATCGAGTAAGCTCGAATTTCTAAACAGAATGTAGATGGGGACGAGAACGCCCACGGAGGGCAGCATTTTGGTGGAAAGCATCCACAGCAGCGTCCCTTTTGTCCCTTTGGTGGGAAAGAACGCCATCGCGTAGGCGGCAGGAACTCCCAGAAGCAGTACCAGGAGCGTTGAGCCGATCGAGATGACGATGCTATTCATCGCGAAGTTGAAATAGTTCGCCCGATCCTGAATTTCGGTGTAGTTCTCTAGCGTCGGCTGAAAGAAAAGCTGCGGTACGGCGGATACGGCATCCACTTCTGTTTTAAAGCTGGTCAGGAACATCCAGAAGACCGGGAAAAACAGCAGCAAGCCGACTGCCCATCCGAGCAGGGTGAGCCAAAGTTTGCGGTAGAGTTTGCGATTCGTTTGAGTAGCGGGTTGAGTTGCCATATTAGGTTTCCAGATTCTTTGCCACCAGACGCATCAGGAAGATTGCCACAATGTTTGCCAGCACGACTGCAATAAGACCGCCTGCCGAAGCGCCGCCCACGTCGAAGTCCAGCAACGCTTTGATATAAATCAGGTAAGCCAAATTTGTCGTTGCCTGTCCGGGGCCGCCTGCGGTTGTTACAAAGATTTCCGCGAAGATAGTCAGCAGAAAGATGGTCTCAATCATCGCGACTACGGCGATCGCCCGACTCAGGTGCGGCAGCGTGATAAACCGAAAAGTTGCGATCGATTTTGCTCCGTCCATCCGAGCCGCTTCTACCTGCTCCTGATCGAGGGATTGGATCGCAGTTAGCAGAATCAGCAGCGCAAAGGGCAGCCATTCCCAGGACACAATCAGGATTACTGAAAAGAGGGGAAACTGGGCAAACCAATCGATCGCCCCCAATCCTATCGATCGGGTAAAGAAGGCAAACAGCCCGTTGACCGGATGCATCAGCAGGTTCTTCCAAATCAGCGCACTGACCGTTGGCATCACAAAGAAGGGACTGATCGCCAAAATTCTGGCAATGCCGCGTCCCCAAAATTCCTCGTTAAACAAAACCGCCAGCAGTGTTCCCAGCCCGATCGTAATCGCCAGCACCGAGCCAACCAGGATGAGTGTGACGACGATCGAAGACCAGAGCGCTCCGCTGGTTAATAATTGCGTGTAGTTCGCAAATCCGGCAAAGCCGCGCAGCGTCGGATTGATCAGGTTATACCGCTGAAACGAAAACCACACCGTCATCACCAGCGGCACAATCATCCAGAGCAGCAGAGCAATGATCGATGGAGCCGTCAGCAAAGAGGTGTTGGGTAAGCGACGCGATCGGCTTTTGGGTTTTGTAGGGCGATCGGGCTGAACCGTCAGGGATGACATAGACGTGAATGGATAAATGAATAGATCTAAAAGGATTTGTTGAAGAAATTGCTATGGCTGTTAGGAGAGCCAGATATCCTGTAGGGGCAAGCTTTAAACCTGCCCTTACCTCTGTGCGTGGAGAAGATTATTAGATAGAAGCAAATCTTCTGCCCTTCAAATTCTCCTTGCCGCAGTTAAGTCCTACTTGATGTACCCCGCACTCTTCATCGCAGCCGTTGTCGAATCCTGTGCCTGCTGAAGCGCCTGATCCACCGAAACCTGACCCGTGAGTGCTGATGCCATCGTTTGACCAACCTGAGTGCCGATCGCCTGGAATTCAGGAATGGCGACAAACTGAACGCCCGTATAAGGCTTGTTTGCGGTGGGTCCGGGCTGGGCAGACTCGATCGATTTCAGGACGATATCGGCAAAGGGAGCGGCTTTCTTGTACTCCGGATTGGCGTAGGTCGAAGCGCGAGTTCCCGGCGGAACTGCTACCCAGCCATTCTCCTGTGCCACCAGATTGATGTAGTCCTTAGACGTCGCCCATTCGATAAACTTCTGAGCGGCTTCGGGTGACTTGGAAGAACTGGGGATTCCCAGCGACCATGCCCATAGCCAGTTCGAGCCGTTTGCGGTCGTTTGAATCGGTGCCCGCGCAAAGCCCACCTGATCTGCCACCTGGGATTCCTTCGGGTTGGAAAGCAGACCAGCGGCAACAGTCGCATCGATCCACATGCCGCACTTGCCCGTTGAGAATAGCGCCAGGTTTTCGTTAAAGCCGTTAGAGCTTGCGCCTGGAGGTCCGTACTGTTTCAGCAGTGAGACGTAATCGTTAACGGCAGCTTTCCACTGAGGACTGTTGAGCTGCGGATTGTAGTTCGCATCAAACCACTTTGCGCCATAGGCGTTTGCCATCGTGGTAATAAATGCCGTATTTTCGCCCCAGCCCGGCTTGCCCCGCAGACAGACCCCATAAACGCCCTGACTCGGATTATGAACCTTCGCTGCCCATTCCTTAACTTGGGTGTAGGTCGGCTGCTCTGGAACGGTAATGCCTGCGTTCTGGAACAGATCCTTCCGGTAGTAGAGCATGGAACTCTCGCCGTAGAAAGGCAGGGCATAGAGTCTGCCGTCTACCGACAAACCCTCGCGAATCGGCTTCAGAATGTCGTTCACGTCATAGCTTGCCGAAAGGTTATCCAGCGGTTTCAGCCAGCCCTGCTTGCCCCAAATCGGCGTTTCATAGGTGCCGATCGTCATAACGTCGAACTGTCCGCCCTTATTGGCAATGTCGTTCGTGACCCGCTGGCGCAGCACGTTTTCTTCCAGAACGACCCAATTCAAACCGATGTCGGGATTAGCTTTTTCAAACTGGTTGGATAGCTTCTGCATCACTACCATGTCGCCGTTATTGACTGTGGCGATCGTCAGAGTAGTTTTGCCGCCTCCACCTCCGGATGCCTGATTCGCACGATCGGTTGAGCAGGCGTGAAGCTGCACCAGGAAAAACCCGACGCATACTGCAAATAGCAGCTTGGCGAAGCGGGGAATACGCATCGCATTGACTCCTTAAAAAGATTGTTGAGTGAGATTGTTGAGAAGAGAAATTGTTAAGCGAG from Leptolyngbya ohadii IS1 encodes the following:
- a CDS encoding mannitol dehydrogenase family protein, yielding MNLKTHAPIKLTEANLSQLSPEIRLPQYDRHTVTPGIVHIGVGGFHRAHQAVYLDDYFHQSDDKRWGIVGVGLLEWDQRMRDALQSQDCLYTLVERSAAGDRARIIGSIRNYLYAPDNRQAVVDALASPDCKIVTLTITEAGYYYIEGTGELDVNHPTIQYDLQHPDQPIGAYGFLIAALDRRRQSGLPPFTILSCDNIQGNGNVTRKMVTAYAELANPELAAWIRENVTFPNSMVDRITPATTDADRAMVAEQFGIQDGFPVVTEPFIQWVIEDQFCAGRPAWETVGAQFTNDVHSYEKIKIRLLNGSHLLIGYLGELAGYRYVHEVMADPPFLRAVEHFMEEVTSTLKPVPGMELTVYKRTLIERFSNPRMPDQLPRLCLNGAAKMPKFVLGSVRDRLQQSASVNYLGLVVAAWCRYLQGTDDQGRTIEIDDPMAAVLTERAQNSDAPRSILNLTEIFGEELPQSQQFVEAVTAHFNQLRDRGVKATLADLA
- a CDS encoding ABC transporter ATP-binding protein, which produces MASVTLRNIRKRYDNAEIIKGIDLDIHDREFVVFVGPSGCGKSTLLRLIAGLEDITSGDLLIDGKRANDIPASDRGLAMVFQTYALYPHMTVAENMAFSLRLAGISKAQRLQRAREVGRILQLEPLLDRKPRELSGGQRQRVAIGRALVRNPKVFLFDEPLSNLDAALRVQMRIELARLHDSLQSTMIYVTHDQVEAMTLADKIVVLQGGIIEQVGSPLELYHYPRNLFVAGFIGSPKMNFLSATVTGASEYEGVTVTLKNRTVLTIPVQPEQISIGDAVTLGVRPEHLRLGMQDHQLGNHRTVQGEVLVAEHLGGETYLYLQLEGGESLMVKADGNNRSRLHDRVSVQVDPESCHLFNLQGTALPPRQQMAIPQGV
- a CDS encoding carbohydrate ABC transporter permease, whose amino-acid sequence is MATQPATQTNRKLYRKLWLTLLGWAVGLLLFFPVFWMFLTSFKTEVDAVSAVPQLFFQPTLENYTEIQDRANYFNFAMNSIVISIGSTLLVLLLGVPAAYAMAFFPTKGTKGTLLWMLSTKMLPSVGVLVPIYILFRNSSLLDTRIGLILIYTLINLPIAVWMIYTFFKDVPKEILEAGRMDGAKTRQELFHVLLPLALPGIASTALLCIILAWNEAFWSINLTTTNATPLTAFIASFSSPQGLFWAKLSAASSLAIAPILIFGWMSQRQLVRGLTFGAVK
- a CDS encoding carbohydrate ABC transporter permease, with the translated sequence MSSLTVQPDRPTKPKSRSRRLPNTSLLTAPSIIALLLWMIVPLVMTVWFSFQRYNLINPTLRGFAGFANYTQLLTSGALWSSIVVTLILVGSVLAITIGLGTLLAVLFNEEFWGRGIARILAISPFFVMPTVSALIWKNLLMHPVNGLFAFFTRSIGLGAIDWFAQFPLFSVILIVSWEWLPFALLILLTAIQSLDQEQVEAARMDGAKSIATFRFITLPHLSRAIAVVAMIETIFLLTIFAEIFVTTAGGPGQATTNLAYLIYIKALLDFDVGGASAGGLIAVVLANIVAIFLMRLVAKNLET
- a CDS encoding ABC transporter substrate-binding protein — its product is MRIPRFAKLLFAVCVGFFLVQLHACSTDRANQASGGGGGKTTLTIATVNNGDMVVMQKLSNQFEKANPDIGLNWVVLEENVLRQRVTNDIANKGGQFDVMTIGTYETPIWGKQGWLKPLDNLSASYDVNDILKPIREGLSVDGRLYALPFYGESSMLYYRKDLFQNAGITVPEQPTYTQVKEWAAKVHNPSQGVYGVCLRGKPGWGENTAFITTMANAYGAKWFDANYNPQLNSPQWKAAVNDYVSLLKQYGPPGASSNGFNENLALFSTGKCGMWIDATVAAGLLSNPKESQVADQVGFARAPIQTTANGSNWLWAWSLGIPSSSKSPEAAQKFIEWATSKDYINLVAQENGWVAVPPGTRASTYANPEYKKAAPFADIVLKSIESAQPGPTANKPYTGVQFVAIPEFQAIGTQVGQTMASALTGQVSVDQALQQAQDSTTAAMKSAGYIK